In the Kitasatospora terrestris genome, one interval contains:
- a CDS encoding roadblock/LC7 domain-containing protein produces MTATSQPSGDLDWLLNDLVGRVATLRHAVILSSDGLATGVSSGLGREDAEHLAAVAAGFHSLAKGAGRHFDVGGVRQTMVELDEAFLFITAAGDGSCLAVLSDAESDVGQIAYEMALLVKRVGEHLAAEPRTETAPPGR; encoded by the coding sequence ATGACCGCAACATCACAGCCGTCCGGGGACCTCGACTGGCTCCTCAACGACCTGGTCGGCCGCGTGGCGACGCTGAGGCATGCGGTGATCCTCTCCAGCGACGGCCTGGCCACCGGCGTCTCCAGCGGCCTGGGCCGGGAGGACGCCGAGCACCTGGCCGCCGTCGCGGCGGGCTTCCACAGCCTCGCCAAGGGCGCCGGCCGGCACTTCGACGTGGGCGGTGTCCGGCAGACCATGGTCGAGCTGGACGAGGCGTTCCTCTTCATCACCGCCGCCGGTGACGGCAGCTGCCTCGCGGTGCTGAGCGACGCCGAGTCCGACGTCGGCCAGATCGCCTACGAGATGGCCCTGCTGGTCAAGCGGGTCGGCGAGCACCTGGCCGCCGAACCGCGCACCGAGACCGCCCCGCCGGGGAGATGA
- a CDS encoding DUF742 domain-containing protein codes for MSEEMTEPMGDEDTEPALDLFTPRTPVDDRWFDDEAGPVVRLFSMTRGRARAVDDGLFDLISLVTAVDRSGPPGASAEPHLDPEHHAILALCREEPLSVAELGSYTDLPVSVVRVLLGDLHDADLISVTRPVQLAAQPDERLLRDVINGLRAL; via the coding sequence ATGAGCGAGGAGATGACCGAGCCGATGGGCGACGAGGACACCGAGCCGGCGCTCGACCTGTTCACCCCCCGGACCCCCGTCGACGACCGCTGGTTCGACGACGAGGCGGGGCCGGTGGTCAGGCTGTTCTCGATGACCCGCGGCCGCGCCCGGGCGGTCGACGACGGACTCTTCGACCTGATCTCCCTGGTCACCGCCGTCGACCGGTCCGGGCCGCCCGGCGCCTCCGCCGAGCCGCACCTCGACCCCGAGCACCACGCCATCCTGGCGCTGTGCCGCGAGGAGCCGCTCAGCGTCGCCGAGCTGGGCTCCTACACCGACCTGCCGGTGAGCGTCGTCCGAGTGCTGCTCGGCGACCTGCACGACGCCGACCTGATCAGCGTCACCCGGCCCGTCCAGCTCGCCGCGCAACCGGACGAGCGCCTGCTGCGGGACGTGATCAATGGCCTCCGTGCACTCTGA
- a CDS encoding ATP/GTP-binding protein: protein MASVHSDPTSDPASAAGQRLWGATALKVLVAGGFGAGKTTLVGAVSEIRPLRTEEVLSERGRPVDDTAGVEAKRTTTVAMDFGRIDLKPGLALYLFGTPGQDRFWFVWDELARGSLGALVLADTRRLADCFPSVDFFEQRGIPFVVAVNCFEGTEAYAPDDVRAALDLDPAVPVLLCDARRREDGKELLIRLVQHAWGAVAA, encoded by the coding sequence ATGGCCTCCGTGCACTCTGACCCGACCTCCGACCCGGCCTCCGCCGCCGGGCAGCGGCTCTGGGGCGCGACCGCGCTCAAGGTGCTGGTCGCGGGCGGCTTCGGCGCGGGCAAGACCACCCTGGTCGGGGCGGTCAGCGAGATCCGTCCGCTGCGCACCGAGGAGGTGCTCAGCGAGCGCGGCCGCCCGGTCGACGACACCGCCGGGGTGGAGGCCAAGCGCACCACCACGGTCGCCATGGACTTCGGCCGGATCGACCTGAAGCCCGGCCTCGCGCTGTACCTGTTCGGCACCCCCGGGCAGGACCGGTTCTGGTTCGTCTGGGACGAGTTGGCGCGCGGTTCGCTCGGGGCCCTGGTGCTGGCCGACACCCGCCGGCTCGCCGACTGCTTCCCCTCGGTCGACTTCTTCGAGCAGCGCGGCATCCCGTTCGTGGTCGCGGTCAACTGCTTCGAGGGCACCGAGGCGTACGCCCCCGACGACGTGCGCGCCGCGCTCGACCTGGACCCGGCGGTGCCGGTGCTGCTGTGCGACGCCCGCCGCCGCGAGGACGGCAAGGAACTGCTGATCAGGCTGGTCCAGCACGCCTGGGGAGCGGTCGCCGCCTGA
- a CDS encoding winged helix-turn-helix domain-containing protein: MTSYLLESTSTVTPHLRAVRSLPADTDHRPRPAGLPEGATVVASLPQSALPQSLLAQLGAVGRQPLVGYLVVVPDERAEQPEPAPVVPLRPAGQAGHGISVDTERRTAHADGRPLDLTYLEFELLAHLTAHPHRVHTRDHLVNAVWGYGHIGDGRTVDVHVARLRRKLGAAYRDSIVTVRRVGYKYAPAAA, encoded by the coding sequence ATGACGTCGTACCTGCTCGAGTCCACCTCCACCGTCACCCCGCACCTGCGTGCCGTCCGGTCCCTGCCGGCCGACACCGACCACCGCCCCCGCCCCGCCGGACTCCCCGAGGGCGCCACCGTGGTGGCCTCCCTCCCGCAGTCCGCCCTCCCGCAGTCGCTGCTCGCCCAGCTCGGAGCCGTCGGCCGGCAGCCGCTGGTCGGCTACCTCGTGGTCGTCCCCGACGAGCGCGCCGAGCAGCCCGAGCCCGCGCCGGTGGTGCCGCTGCGCCCGGCCGGCCAGGCCGGCCACGGCATCAGCGTCGACACCGAGCGGCGCACCGCGCACGCCGACGGCCGCCCGCTCGACCTCACCTACCTCGAGTTCGAGCTGCTCGCCCACCTCACCGCGCACCCGCACCGGGTGCACACCCGCGACCACCTGGTCAACGCCGTCTGGGGCTACGGCCACATCGGCGACGGCCGCACCGTCGACGTCCACGTCGCCCGGCTGCGCCGCAAGCTCGGCGCCGCCTACCGCGACTCGATCGTCACCGTCCGCCGGGTCGGCTACAAGTACGCGCCCGCCGCGGCCTGA
- a CDS encoding aldo/keto reductase produces MTYLAADDRYASMTYRRAGRSGVQLPAVSLGLWHNFGDTQPLDVQRAVLRRAFDRGVTHFDLANNYGPPYGSAEKNFGTLFAQDFRPYRDEMFIASKAGYDMWPGPYGDGGSRKYLLASLDQSLTRMGLDYVDVFYSHRHDPDTPLEETMGALDSAVRSGRALYAGISNYPAEQHREAVAILRELGTPVLMNQARYSILDRGPEEGLLEAVGDTQTSLIAYSPLAQGLLTDRYLSGEVPAGSRMSVGHFLREEALTGAKLERLRALAKVAERRGQSLAQLALSWVLRDERVVSVIIGASSVAQLDQNLDALAAGPLGEEDLAEIDRLSR; encoded by the coding sequence ATGACCTACCTTGCCGCGGATGACCGCTATGCCTCGATGACCTACCGCCGGGCCGGGCGCAGCGGCGTGCAGCTGCCCGCCGTCTCGCTCGGGCTGTGGCACAACTTCGGCGACACCCAGCCGCTGGACGTCCAGCGGGCGGTGCTGCGCCGGGCGTTCGACCGGGGTGTCACCCACTTCGACCTGGCGAACAACTACGGCCCGCCGTACGGCAGTGCGGAGAAGAACTTCGGCACGCTGTTCGCGCAGGACTTCCGCCCGTACCGGGACGAGATGTTCATCGCCTCGAAGGCGGGCTACGACATGTGGCCGGGCCCCTACGGTGACGGCGGCAGCCGCAAGTACCTGCTGGCGAGCCTGGACCAGTCGCTGACCCGGATGGGTCTGGACTACGTGGACGTCTTCTACTCGCACCGCCACGACCCCGACACTCCGCTGGAGGAGACGATGGGGGCGCTGGACTCGGCGGTGCGGTCGGGCCGGGCGCTGTACGCGGGCATCTCCAACTACCCGGCGGAGCAGCACCGGGAGGCGGTGGCGATCCTGCGCGAGCTGGGGACGCCGGTGCTGATGAACCAGGCGCGGTACTCGATCCTGGACCGCGGTCCGGAGGAGGGCCTGCTGGAGGCGGTGGGCGACACCCAGACCTCGCTGATCGCCTACTCCCCGCTGGCGCAGGGCCTGCTGACGGACCGCTACCTGAGCGGTGAGGTGCCGGCCGGGTCGCGGATGTCGGTCGGGCACTTCCTGCGCGAGGAGGCGCTGACCGGCGCGAAGCTGGAGAGGCTGCGGGCCCTGGCGAAGGTCGCCGAGCGGCGCGGTCAGTCGCTGGCGCAGCTGGCGCTGTCCTGGGTGCTGCGGGACGAGCGGGTGGTGTCGGTGATCATCGGCGCGAGCAGCGTGGCCCAGCTGGACCAGAACCTCGACGCGCTGGCGGCCGGTCCGCTGGGCGAGGAGGACCTGGCGGAGATCGACCGGCTCAGCCGCTGA
- a CDS encoding group III truncated hemoglobin, whose protein sequence is MPDRPDITDRADLERLLRRFYAAAFADPLIGPWFTEIARLDLERHLPHITDFWESALLRTAEYRRNAFAPHQALHRRQPLTAEHFGRWVQLWRAAVDGAHTGPLADRAKAQGERIAVAMLRRTAGPDTDGPGQGFVPLAAVLLRT, encoded by the coding sequence ATGCCCGACCGCCCCGACATCACCGACCGGGCCGACCTCGAACGGCTGCTCCGCCGCTTCTACGCCGCCGCCTTCGCCGACCCGCTGATCGGCCCCTGGTTCACCGAGATCGCGCGGCTCGACCTGGAACGCCACCTCCCGCACATCACCGACTTCTGGGAGAGCGCCCTGCTGCGCACCGCCGAGTACCGGCGCAACGCCTTCGCCCCCCACCAGGCCCTGCACCGGCGGCAGCCGCTCACCGCCGAGCACTTCGGGCGCTGGGTGCAGCTCTGGCGCGCCGCCGTCGACGGCGCCCACACCGGCCCGCTCGCCGACCGGGCCAAGGCCCAGGGCGAGCGGATCGCCGTCGCGATGCTCCGCCGCACCGCCGGCCCGGACACCGACGGCCCGGGGCAGGGCTTCGTCCCGCTCGCCGCCGTCCTGCTGCGCACCTGA
- a CDS encoding DUF488 domain-containing protein encodes MTVHLRRAYDPPEEGGGPRVLVDRLWPRGIRKEDAAIDDWPKAVTPSDELRRWFHGPDGQWEEFVRRYEAELAEPEAAAELARLRALSARGPLTLVTAVKDPTRSHASVLASHLAPGDAC; translated from the coding sequence GTGACCGTGCACCTGCGCCGCGCGTACGACCCGCCCGAGGAGGGCGGCGGGCCGCGGGTCCTGGTCGACCGCCTGTGGCCGCGCGGCATCCGCAAGGAGGACGCGGCGATCGACGACTGGCCGAAGGCCGTGACACCTTCCGACGAGCTGCGCCGCTGGTTCCACGGCCCCGACGGGCAGTGGGAGGAGTTCGTCCGCCGGTACGAGGCGGAGCTGGCCGAACCGGAGGCCGCCGCCGAACTCGCCCGGCTGCGCGCCCTCTCCGCCCGCGGCCCGCTCACCCTGGTCACCGCGGTCAAGGACCCGACACGCAGCCACGCCTCCGTCCTCGCCTCGCACCTGGCACCCGGGGACGCGTGTTAG